The following are encoded together in the Nitrospira sp. genome:
- a CDS encoding MEKHLA domain-containing protein translates to MGITDWNQPDTIQWCQRLLDSYHHWTGRELIERVGKAEHQARILFETPFVVVSHGNEHDPILNYGNQRALDLWELSWDQFVQTPSRLTAEPDDRDERERMLRQAKSDGYFDGYRGVRISSTGRRFRVEQALIWTVIDSAQKLIGQAATFSNWSTLR, encoded by the coding sequence ATGGGTATCACAGACTGGAACCAACCCGATACCATACAGTGGTGCCAACGTTTGCTGGATAGCTACCATCATTGGACGGGACGAGAACTAATCGAACGGGTAGGCAAGGCCGAACATCAGGCGCGTATCTTGTTTGAAACTCCGTTTGTCGTGGTCTCGCATGGAAACGAGCACGATCCAATCTTGAACTATGGGAACCAAAGGGCACTAGATCTGTGGGAGCTCTCCTGGGATCAATTCGTTCAGACGCCATCGCGGCTGACGGCCGAACCGGATGACCGTGACGAACGAGAACGGATGTTGCGGCAAGCAAAGTCCGATGGCTATTTCGATGGATATCGGGGAGTCAGAATCTCTTCAACGGGGCGGCGTTTTCGTGTCGAACAGGCATTGATCTGGACGGTGATTGATTCAGCTCAGAAACTGATCGGTCAAGCGGCGACTTTCTCGAATTGGTCGACACTACGATAA
- a CDS encoding glycosyltransferase yields the protein MTLFDIFFDTPVAVGVSALVLLVIGLLLKKEQGRRWVLSLSLLLYIRYMVWRALYTLPTEDTSSMVIGWIVYLAELYGLCQFCFFTYQSWSPTNRQPASITTYPTVDIMVTVVDEPLSLLRQTLVGCLAQEYPKDRFTVYVLDDGHRLEAKKLATALGCGYLRRPDRPRHAKAGNLNHALRLTDSDLIAVFDVDHVPTHRFLKETVGFFDDPTVAIVQTPHHFYNPDIFQRNLRVGELVKNEQALFFRSLQAGRDSHNSAFFAGSGGLFRRQPLEEIGGFQTQTITEDIHTSMNLHAKGYRSCYLNRVLSAGLMPETFEGYLRQRKRWAMGCIQVLLRDNPLTKRGLTLPQRLDYFGSIFYFFFGLPRLICLVAPLSSLLFHTSPIHADILLLGVHFLSFYIASALVMRPVSRGSRNPFWSDIYEIAMCFALSAVALRALIAPRKERAFEVTPKGQRIRKDTSAELMFAWPHLLTFGLLVVGLALGIQNLRHDVGDPGLPVSLFWGSVNLLLLTIAMFVANEQAQGRQAFRLNRDFAGELFMDDTSVAARILNINEHGAALLLEQPVFTAQGTVSLLLTSSQGTIVRLPSRIVRQERLPSGGVGAGLQFIELDDTIREVLLDKIFGDPAPWEDSYRFQPGISSSLRSLLYALTAPWRSFNWERRRMLRVSHESSCRLRTSTSFLPGKLEDISFTGVSVRFPSTPDGSFNGALLELPRTTLKVSPVSIVHALRKTNVRFRVDSIERGEEHWRALHEGVETVMMNGVLKTPLVCCPFLVNVIR from the coding sequence ATGACACTCTTCGACATATTCTTCGACACCCCAGTCGCAGTAGGAGTTTCCGCGCTGGTGTTATTGGTTATTGGGCTTCTTCTCAAGAAGGAGCAGGGACGTCGTTGGGTTCTGAGTTTGAGCCTCCTCTTGTATATCCGCTACATGGTCTGGCGCGCTCTCTACACCCTACCTACCGAAGACACCAGCAGTATGGTTATAGGATGGATCGTGTATCTCGCAGAGCTGTACGGACTCTGTCAGTTTTGCTTCTTTACATATCAATCCTGGTCCCCTACCAATCGCCAACCGGCGTCAATCACGACTTATCCGACCGTTGATATCATGGTCACGGTCGTTGATGAACCTCTATCGCTCTTACGGCAGACGTTGGTGGGCTGTTTAGCACAGGAATATCCTAAAGATCGTTTCACCGTGTACGTACTCGATGATGGCCACCGGCTTGAAGCAAAAAAACTCGCGACCGCGCTGGGCTGTGGCTACCTCAGACGCCCGGATCGTCCCCGCCATGCAAAAGCCGGAAACCTCAATCATGCACTTCGTTTAACCGATAGCGACCTCATAGCGGTCTTCGATGTTGACCATGTCCCGACCCATAGGTTTCTGAAAGAAACTGTTGGGTTTTTCGATGATCCAACGGTGGCCATAGTTCAGACTCCGCACCACTTCTACAATCCAGATATCTTCCAGCGCAATCTCCGTGTAGGAGAGCTCGTCAAGAACGAGCAGGCCTTATTCTTCCGCTCACTTCAGGCTGGACGAGATTCGCACAATAGTGCCTTTTTCGCTGGCAGTGGTGGCCTCTTTCGTCGGCAACCACTAGAGGAGATCGGTGGATTTCAAACCCAAACCATCACCGAAGACATTCATACCAGTATGAACCTACATGCGAAAGGCTACAGGTCCTGCTACCTCAATCGTGTCCTCTCTGCCGGCCTGATGCCAGAGACGTTTGAAGGGTATCTTAGGCAGCGAAAGCGATGGGCCATGGGTTGCATTCAGGTACTCCTCCGTGACAACCCCCTCACCAAACGAGGTCTCACGTTGCCACAGCGGCTGGACTATTTCGGATCGATCTTCTATTTCTTTTTTGGTCTCCCACGCCTTATTTGCCTTGTTGCTCCATTATCGAGCCTTTTGTTCCATACCTCGCCAATTCATGCCGATATACTCCTGCTTGGTGTGCATTTCCTTTCGTTTTACATCGCATCGGCACTCGTCATGCGCCCTGTCAGCCGAGGGTCACGCAATCCATTCTGGTCTGATATCTATGAGATCGCCATGTGCTTCGCACTCAGCGCTGTCGCATTGAGAGCCCTGATCGCGCCTCGTAAAGAGCGAGCCTTCGAAGTGACGCCAAAAGGGCAACGCATTAGAAAAGATACATCCGCTGAATTGATGTTCGCCTGGCCGCACTTGTTGACATTTGGATTGTTGGTCGTGGGTTTGGCATTGGGGATTCAGAACCTTCGCCACGACGTTGGGGACCCCGGTCTGCCGGTCAGCCTTTTTTGGGGATCCGTCAATCTGCTGCTGCTAACAATCGCCATGTTCGTCGCCAACGAACAAGCCCAAGGCCGACAGGCGTTCCGACTCAATCGTGACTTTGCCGGTGAATTGTTTATGGATGACACCTCGGTCGCCGCTCGCATCCTAAACATTAATGAACACGGTGCCGCCTTGCTGTTGGAGCAACCAGTCTTTACCGCCCAGGGTACCGTGTCTCTCCTGTTAACCTCTTCTCAAGGCACGATCGTACGGCTACCAAGCCGAATCGTTAGACAGGAACGGCTTCCATCCGGTGGCGTGGGAGCTGGGCTTCAGTTTATAGAGCTTGATGACACAATTAGGGAGGTGCTCCTTGACAAGATTTTTGGTGATCCAGCGCCCTGGGAAGACAGCTATCGATTCCAACCCGGTATCTCGAGCAGCCTGCGATCACTGCTTTATGCTCTAACCGCTCCATGGCGGTCATTCAACTGGGAACGGCGTCGGATGCTGCGAGTCTCTCATGAGAGCTCCTGTCGATTACGCACCTCGACGTCCTTTCTGCCTGGGAAGCTGGAAGATATATCCTTCACGGGCGTGAGCGTCCGCTTCCCTTCAACTCCAGATGGATCGTTTAACGGCGCTCTCCTAGAACTCCCCCGTACCACCCTGAAGGTAAGTCCTGTATCGATTGTGCACGCTCTCCGTAAGACTAATGTCCGTTTCAGGGTCGATAGTATCGAACGAGGCGAAGAGCACTGGAGAGCGTTGCACGAGGGGGTGGAGACGGTCATGATGAATGGCGTGTTGAAAACACCTCTAGTCTGCTGCCCATTTTTGGTCAATGTGATTCGATAA
- a CDS encoding CBS domain-containing protein codes for MPINLAVNAITEIYPAKQVSSRSSRAENAGDREPHDQHSPSLDHSALTAQTAYRQADIQQRHPKPALLAKDLMRSPVVSLPSDSLLLDAWAIMSQKRFHHIPVTSLHGTLVGMVSHRDLLLHVPELFTGGDKRQAAQRRLAEIMTPRVITATPSTEIREIAHIMLDEQIHAVPILDQHRLLTGIVSTHDLLQAITQHGPLELWT; via the coding sequence ATGCCTATCAATTTGGCAGTCAATGCGATAACCGAGATCTACCCCGCAAAGCAGGTGAGCTCTCGGTCTAGCCGCGCAGAAAATGCCGGAGATCGTGAACCTCACGACCAACACTCTCCGTCATTGGATCATTCCGCTCTGACTGCGCAGACTGCTTACCGTCAGGCTGACATTCAACAACGACACCCAAAACCAGCCCTTTTAGCCAAAGATCTCATGAGATCTCCGGTCGTCTCTCTTCCATCGGACAGTCTGTTGCTCGATGCCTGGGCTATCATGTCTCAGAAACGTTTTCACCATATTCCCGTAACCTCCCTCCATGGCACCCTAGTTGGTATGGTATCGCATCGTGACCTGCTCCTGCACGTCCCTGAACTATTCACTGGAGGTGACAAGCGACAGGCAGCACAAAGGCGATTAGCTGAAATCATGACTCCCAGAGTAATTACGGCAACTCCTTCGACGGAAATCCGAGAGATTGCACACATCATGCTCGACGAACAGATCCATGCGGTTCCGATCCTGGACCAACATCGCCTTCTCACCGGCATCGTATCAACGCACGACCTACTCCAAGCCATTACTCAGCATGGCCCTCTTGAACTCTGGACTTAG